In a genomic window of Acropora muricata isolate sample 2 chromosome 2, ASM3666990v1, whole genome shotgun sequence:
- the LOC136909128 gene encoding speedy protein 1-A-like has translation MRKNHLSVLGKVQDTGENEGEKVHKNTQGMGNQVSCHKRQKLSSQHDCKSETLVYNCPRTEKVISSKPETLVLKRRRSYSECDNLTTGPQNVCKKTKVNQLYTDYCGRNSFMATFFKLLDDDVIQDFLWMDSCAIISDKYLLAMVYTYFRRAELGRREYNRMHFFIALYLANDMEEDEEEEKYDIFPWALGKNWRELYPSFLRKKDMFWKKIGYRGVVSKLTCDEIMSIVADHPIWRRTRRNHHGGAWREYMRVTSTLCTSPRGPGSVPFQCIQCEAPESKENSPAITSDYCSCSSQSSSEDENYNSRFDLQDLKNVLQRSNNKRRWFNSRK, from the exons atgcgaaaaaatcACCTTTCTGTTCTTGGAAAAGTTCAAGATACTGGCGAAAACGAAGGTGAAAAGGTCCATAAGAACACACAAGGAATGGGAAACCAAGTTTCCTGCCACAAACGGCAAAAACTGAGCTCGCAACATGACTGTAAATCGGAAACACTCGTTTACAATTGTCCACGAACAGAGAAGGTTATTAGCTCCAAGCCAGAAACTTTAGTGCTAAAAAGAAGGAGAAGTTACAGCGAATGTGATAATTTAACAACTGGGCCCCAAAATGTTTGCAAGAAGACAAAAGTTAATCAGCTGTATACGGATTACTGTGGGCGAAATTCTTTTATGGCTACATTTTTCAAGCTGCTTG ACGATGATGTCATTCAAGATTTCCTATGGATGGACAGCTGTGCAATAATATCAGACAAG TATCTTCTAGCAATGGTTTACACTTACTTTAGAAGAGCCGAATTGGGACGGCGTGAATACAACAGAATGCATTTTTTCATCGCCTT GTACCTCGCAAACGATATGgaggaagacgaagaagaagaaaaatatgaCATTTTCCCTTGGGCCTTAGGGAAAAACTGGCGAGAGCTTTATCCTAGCTTTCTTCGGAAGAAGGACATGTTTTGGAAAAAGATAGGCTACCGAGGTGTTGTTAGCAAACTAACTTGTGACGAG ATCATGTCCATAGTTGCGGACCACCCTATATGGCGACGCACAAGACGAAATCACCACGGAGGAGCATGGAGGGAGTACATGCGGGTCACGAGTACCTTATGTACAAGCCCGAGAGGCCCTGGAAGCGTTCCGTTCCAGTGCATTCAATGCGAAGCACCTGAGAGTAAGGAGAATTCACCGGCAATCACATCTGACTACTGCAGTTGCTCATCACAATCTTCATCTGAAGACGAGAATTATAATTCAAGATTTGATCTGCAAG
- the LOC136909124 gene encoding nuclear exosome regulator NRDE2-like isoform X1, translated as MQTRRVVSSRRAPLPLDPGNESRKMADETANTERSQKYTLFPIIGSNSKALGTQTSPLFPCVSVDAQKRSSNVKREDDQQQWLRNESYKDVISESKISDTEQGKRSRSSPEEEPCNKRSHPCIASSDQESDILDITETQKKPTNYDEYNSRRHKDKKKHKQKKKHKHKHRKSGIKEHTSRDDSKPDTIWLEEANVAPEKAFRLHRKPDLGNRMYNSLYRLDIALYKLKSNVMCLGLGEHQVIELFEKKGAKKKKIGSEAMRYWNMSDVQSAENSDAISTMLFGNKNSNQRVDSGTDSKEYISLRTGEHKKGTECPSSGLDGVTDSYDSNTLTKTAELNKFLRENPHDVSSWLELASFQEEVVQTEDYVKTSFTATGRERRKASTRTVIEKKIAVFEKALQQNPNSLELIVAHLNLCGEIMDAEELLEKWKKVSFLHPNNTLLWRHYLIFMQSRFSLFSFGKVATVYGKCFSTLSSIKEGTFTSHHAVGNLEVEMLDLFLLHCQFTRQSGHTEKAIACLQAMVELNCFCSSELEKNTPVSGQLAFLETFWDSGAPRFGEEDARGWKTWMARNNEVGPPEMLFDFKKIFRLASVNVKEGNVSSDVEEDEIPIHKDQSLWKNWLKVEFSRERKQLFPWQPDRQAGQTEEDCDDPERLVLFDDISSSLFKIKDPTNKLKLVLSFLSFLGIPVPCLSSSTSVDVQRFLQMSLENASQILEPSKPLSSQFLGLWQSYHWESGIFCEEQQWHTSDVLNFARNVFVQSLPVFSGKGRSLLMVSWLWFEFQHTQKAESPTVAGKMYKDVRKLAKCLLKQLENRNNLLLWQVYAEMEWLSGNTDEARRVFDSTLLMGAEMFPEQQDRKKRLAPLFRCYAELEIGIKTIPKPGQCKNGGNKKALHILALFVEGAKFQPISATSDGTELSAAKVLRCRRLYQKIHKEVLERGASQVNSELLTECGIGSGSLAVHLEVCSVLFEYLSMGISSVLAMCHELLEMSRMSDLGAMDKELIFTGYIRIFKFHCDNNLMLPLKDTRSIILPVLEMFPDNPEFLSFYIQRECKSVLACEVRRTLDRVVQKASTPVPWIFSLYYEQIRSQSMVSVLECNIPLTSNSQEIASAAITSLPNTGQLHRQYSLFERAVASSSGRHCLALWRMFMEFESKHGTDKIKSVFYQALQSCPWAKCLYTEAVQYFPEDMQDIVDMMMEKEIRLHAPLEEIELLLQE; from the exons ATGCAAACGAGACGGGTAGTTTCCAGTCGTCGTGCTCCGCTTCCGTTAGATCCTGGTAACGAAAGTCGAAAAATGGCGGATGAGACGGCTAACACGGAACGATCGCAAAAATATACGTTATTTCCTATAATTGGGTCCAATAGTAAAGCTTTAGGAACTCAGACAAGTCCACTTTTCCCTTGTGTTTCAGTTGACGCGCAGAAGCGATCATCAAATGTCAAAAGAG AAGATGACCAACAACAGTGGCTTAGAAATGAGAGCTATAAAGATGTAATTTCTGAAAGCAAAATCAGTGACACAGAACAAGGGAAAAGGTCACGTTCAAGTCCTGAAGAAGAGCCTTGTAACAAACGATCACACCCTTGTATCGCAAGTTCAGATCAAGAAAGTGATATCCTTGACATCACAGAAACTCAGAAAAAGCCTACCAATTACGATGAATATAATAGCAGACGTCACAAGGACAAAAAGAAGCATAAACAGAAGAAGAAACACAAGCATAAACACAGAAAGTCAGGAATTAAAGAACATACCTCCAGAGATGATAGTAAACCAGATACAATTTGGCTTGAAGAGGCTAATGTTGCCCCTGAAAAAGCTTTTAGACTTCACAGAAAACCTGATCTAGGAAATCGAATGTACAATAGTTTATACAGACTTGACATTGCTTTGTACAAATTAAAATCAAACGTGATGTGTCTTGGACTGGGCGAACATCAGGTCATTGAGTTATTTGAAAAGAAAGGAgctaagaagaagaagattggGTCTGAGGCTATGAGATATTGGAATATGAGTGATGTTCAATCAGCTGAAAACTCAGATGCAATTTCTACAATGCTGTTTGGTAATAAGAACTCAAACCAGAGAGTAGACTCTGGGACTGATTCTAAGGAATACATTTCTCTCAGGACTGGTGAGCACAAGAAAGGTACAGAATGCCCTTCATCTGGTTTAGATGGTGTCACTGATTCCTATGATAGTAACACTTTGACAAAGACTGCTGAATTAAACAAATTCTTGCGAGAAAATCCTCATGATGTTTCATCGTGGCTTGAACTGGCTAGTTTCCAAGAAGAGGTTGTTCAAACAGAAGACTATGTCAAAACAAGCTTTACAGCAACAGGAAGAGAACGGAGAAAGGCATCCACTAGAACTGTGATTGAGAAGAAAATTGCAGTTTTTGAAAAAGCTTTGCAACAAAATCCAAACTCCTTAGAACTCATTGTGGCTCATTTGAACCTCTGTGGTGAAATCATGGACGCTGAAGAATTGCTTGAGAAATGGAAGAAAGTCAGTTTTCTTCATCCAAATAACACGCTATTGTGGCGACATTATTTGATCTTCATGCAATCTAGGTTTTCTCTGTTCTCGTTTGGTAAAGTAGCAACAGTGTATGGAAAATGCTTCAGCACTCTATCATCAATCAAGGAAGGGACATTTACTTCTCACCATGCTGTTGGTAATTTGGAGGTTGAAATGTTGGACTTGTTCCTTCTTCATTGTCAGTTCACAAGGCAGTCAG GTCACACTGAAAAGGCTATTGCTTGCCTGCAAGCAATGGTGGagttaaattgtttttgttcatctGAATTGGAGAAGAACACCCCAGTAAGTGGACAGCTTGCTTTTCTGGAGACGTTCTGGGACAGTGGAGCACCAAG GTTTGGGGAAGAGGATGCAAGAGGATGGAAAACATGGATGGCAAGAAACAATGAAGTTGGTCCACCTGAAATGCTATTTGACTTTAAGAAGATCTTCAGATTAGCATCCGTCAATGTGAAGGAGGGAAATGTTTCGTCAGATGTAGAAGAGGATGAAATTCCCATTCACAAAGATCAGTCATTATGGAAGAATTGGCTGAAAGTTGAATTTTCCAGAGAAAGGAAGCAGCTATTCCCATGGCAACCAGACAGACAGGCAGGTCAAACAGAGGAGGACTGTGATGACCCTGAACGACTTGTTCTGTTTGATGACATTAGTTCAAGCTTGTTCAAAATCAAAGATccaaccaacaaactcaaattGGTCTTGTCCTTTTTGAGCTTTCTTGGAATACCAGTGCCTTGTTTAAGCTCATCCACAAGTGTTGACGTCCAAAGATTTCTCCAGATGTCATTGGAAAATGCCTCACAGATACTTGAGCCCAGCAAACCATTGTCTTCGCAATTTCTGGGTTTGTGGCAGTCATACCATTGGGAGAGTGGTATATTTTGTGAAGAACAACAATGGCACACCTCTGATGTACTGAACTTTGCAAGAAATGTGTTTGTTCAAAGCTTGCCTGTGTTTTCTGGAAAAGGAAGAAGTTTGCTGATGGTATCATGGCTTTGGTTTGAATTCCAACACACTCAGAAAGCAGAGTCACCAACAGTCGCTGGGAAAATGTACAAAGATGTGAGGAAACTGGCCAAGTGCCTTCTCAAACAGCTGGAAAATAG GAACAATTTGCTGTTGTGGCAAGTGTATGCTGAGATGGAATGGTTGTCTGGTAACACTGATGAAGCTCGTAGGGTGTTTGACTCTACTCTATTGATGGGGGCAGAGATGTTCCCTGAGCAACAAGACAGAAAAAAACGTTTAGCCCCACTTTTTAG GTGCTATGCAGAGCTGGAGATAGGCATCAAAACAATCCCAAAACCAGGCCAGTGTAAAAATGGTGGAAACAAGAAAGCACTGCATATCTTGGCACTGTTTGTTGAAGGAGCCAAATTCCAACCTATCTCAGCCACGTCAGACGGCACAGAACTATCTGCTGCCAAAGTTCTGAGATGTCGGAGGCTCTACCAAAAAATACACAAGGAGGTTCTTGAAAGGGGAGCCTCCCAGGTTAACAGTGAATTGTTAACAGAATGTGGCATTGGCTCTGGATCTTTGGCAGTACACCTTGAAGTTTGTAGTGTTTTGTTTGAGTACTTGAGCATGGGAATCTCCAGTGTTTTAGCGATGTGTCATGAGTTGTTAGAAATGTCAAGAATGTCTGATCTTGGTGCAATGGACAAAGAACTCATTTTCACTGGCTACATCAGAATTTTCAAATTCCACTGTGACAACAACTTGATGTTACCACTGAAGGACACAAGAAGTATTATACTACCTGTTCTGGAGATGTTCCCAGATAATCCTGAATTCTTGTCATTTTATATTCAACGTGAATGTAAGTCAGTTCTTGCTTGTGAGGTCAGGAGAACACTTGACAGAGTTGTGCAAAAGGCTTCGACGCCAGTCCCATGGATCTTTTCTCTTTATTATGAGCAGATTAGGTCACAGTCTATGGTTTCCGTCTTAGAGTGCAACATCCCTTTAACCTCCAACTCTCAAGAAATTGCCTCTGCTGCCATCACATCTCTTCCCAACACAGGACAGCTACATCGCCAGTACTCTTTGTTTGAAAGAGCGGTTGCTAGTTCATCTGGCAGACACTGTCTGGCTTTATGGAGGATGTTCATGGAATTTGAG TCCAAACATGGAACAGATAAGATCAAATCAGTGTTTTACCAAGCACTGCAGAGTTGTCCCTGGGCCaag TGCTTATACACAGAGGCAGTGCAGTATTTTCCAGAAGATATGCAAGACATTGTCGACATGATGATGGAGAAGGAAATAAGACTCCATGCCCCTTTAGAAGAAATTGAACTTCTTCTTCAAGAGTAG
- the LOC136909124 gene encoding nuclear exosome regulator NRDE2-like isoform X2, with protein MQTRRVVSSRRAPLPLDPGNESRKMADETANTERSQKYTLFPIIGSNSKALGTQTSPLFPCVSVDAQKRSSNVKRDDQQQWLRNESYKDVISESKISDTEQGKRSRSSPEEEPCNKRSHPCIASSDQESDILDITETQKKPTNYDEYNSRRHKDKKKHKQKKKHKHKHRKSGIKEHTSRDDSKPDTIWLEEANVAPEKAFRLHRKPDLGNRMYNSLYRLDIALYKLKSNVMCLGLGEHQVIELFEKKGAKKKKIGSEAMRYWNMSDVQSAENSDAISTMLFGNKNSNQRVDSGTDSKEYISLRTGEHKKGTECPSSGLDGVTDSYDSNTLTKTAELNKFLRENPHDVSSWLELASFQEEVVQTEDYVKTSFTATGRERRKASTRTVIEKKIAVFEKALQQNPNSLELIVAHLNLCGEIMDAEELLEKWKKVSFLHPNNTLLWRHYLIFMQSRFSLFSFGKVATVYGKCFSTLSSIKEGTFTSHHAVGNLEVEMLDLFLLHCQFTRQSGHTEKAIACLQAMVELNCFCSSELEKNTPVSGQLAFLETFWDSGAPRFGEEDARGWKTWMARNNEVGPPEMLFDFKKIFRLASVNVKEGNVSSDVEEDEIPIHKDQSLWKNWLKVEFSRERKQLFPWQPDRQAGQTEEDCDDPERLVLFDDISSSLFKIKDPTNKLKLVLSFLSFLGIPVPCLSSSTSVDVQRFLQMSLENASQILEPSKPLSSQFLGLWQSYHWESGIFCEEQQWHTSDVLNFARNVFVQSLPVFSGKGRSLLMVSWLWFEFQHTQKAESPTVAGKMYKDVRKLAKCLLKQLENRNNLLLWQVYAEMEWLSGNTDEARRVFDSTLLMGAEMFPEQQDRKKRLAPLFRCYAELEIGIKTIPKPGQCKNGGNKKALHILALFVEGAKFQPISATSDGTELSAAKVLRCRRLYQKIHKEVLERGASQVNSELLTECGIGSGSLAVHLEVCSVLFEYLSMGISSVLAMCHELLEMSRMSDLGAMDKELIFTGYIRIFKFHCDNNLMLPLKDTRSIILPVLEMFPDNPEFLSFYIQRECKSVLACEVRRTLDRVVQKASTPVPWIFSLYYEQIRSQSMVSVLECNIPLTSNSQEIASAAITSLPNTGQLHRQYSLFERAVASSSGRHCLALWRMFMEFESKHGTDKIKSVFYQALQSCPWAKCLYTEAVQYFPEDMQDIVDMMMEKEIRLHAPLEEIELLLQE; from the exons ATGCAAACGAGACGGGTAGTTTCCAGTCGTCGTGCTCCGCTTCCGTTAGATCCTGGTAACGAAAGTCGAAAAATGGCGGATGAGACGGCTAACACGGAACGATCGCAAAAATATACGTTATTTCCTATAATTGGGTCCAATAGTAAAGCTTTAGGAACTCAGACAAGTCCACTTTTCCCTTGTGTTTCAGTTGACGCGCAGAAGCGATCATCAAATGTCAAAAGAG ATGACCAACAACAGTGGCTTAGAAATGAGAGCTATAAAGATGTAATTTCTGAAAGCAAAATCAGTGACACAGAACAAGGGAAAAGGTCACGTTCAAGTCCTGAAGAAGAGCCTTGTAACAAACGATCACACCCTTGTATCGCAAGTTCAGATCAAGAAAGTGATATCCTTGACATCACAGAAACTCAGAAAAAGCCTACCAATTACGATGAATATAATAGCAGACGTCACAAGGACAAAAAGAAGCATAAACAGAAGAAGAAACACAAGCATAAACACAGAAAGTCAGGAATTAAAGAACATACCTCCAGAGATGATAGTAAACCAGATACAATTTGGCTTGAAGAGGCTAATGTTGCCCCTGAAAAAGCTTTTAGACTTCACAGAAAACCTGATCTAGGAAATCGAATGTACAATAGTTTATACAGACTTGACATTGCTTTGTACAAATTAAAATCAAACGTGATGTGTCTTGGACTGGGCGAACATCAGGTCATTGAGTTATTTGAAAAGAAAGGAgctaagaagaagaagattggGTCTGAGGCTATGAGATATTGGAATATGAGTGATGTTCAATCAGCTGAAAACTCAGATGCAATTTCTACAATGCTGTTTGGTAATAAGAACTCAAACCAGAGAGTAGACTCTGGGACTGATTCTAAGGAATACATTTCTCTCAGGACTGGTGAGCACAAGAAAGGTACAGAATGCCCTTCATCTGGTTTAGATGGTGTCACTGATTCCTATGATAGTAACACTTTGACAAAGACTGCTGAATTAAACAAATTCTTGCGAGAAAATCCTCATGATGTTTCATCGTGGCTTGAACTGGCTAGTTTCCAAGAAGAGGTTGTTCAAACAGAAGACTATGTCAAAACAAGCTTTACAGCAACAGGAAGAGAACGGAGAAAGGCATCCACTAGAACTGTGATTGAGAAGAAAATTGCAGTTTTTGAAAAAGCTTTGCAACAAAATCCAAACTCCTTAGAACTCATTGTGGCTCATTTGAACCTCTGTGGTGAAATCATGGACGCTGAAGAATTGCTTGAGAAATGGAAGAAAGTCAGTTTTCTTCATCCAAATAACACGCTATTGTGGCGACATTATTTGATCTTCATGCAATCTAGGTTTTCTCTGTTCTCGTTTGGTAAAGTAGCAACAGTGTATGGAAAATGCTTCAGCACTCTATCATCAATCAAGGAAGGGACATTTACTTCTCACCATGCTGTTGGTAATTTGGAGGTTGAAATGTTGGACTTGTTCCTTCTTCATTGTCAGTTCACAAGGCAGTCAG GTCACACTGAAAAGGCTATTGCTTGCCTGCAAGCAATGGTGGagttaaattgtttttgttcatctGAATTGGAGAAGAACACCCCAGTAAGTGGACAGCTTGCTTTTCTGGAGACGTTCTGGGACAGTGGAGCACCAAG GTTTGGGGAAGAGGATGCAAGAGGATGGAAAACATGGATGGCAAGAAACAATGAAGTTGGTCCACCTGAAATGCTATTTGACTTTAAGAAGATCTTCAGATTAGCATCCGTCAATGTGAAGGAGGGAAATGTTTCGTCAGATGTAGAAGAGGATGAAATTCCCATTCACAAAGATCAGTCATTATGGAAGAATTGGCTGAAAGTTGAATTTTCCAGAGAAAGGAAGCAGCTATTCCCATGGCAACCAGACAGACAGGCAGGTCAAACAGAGGAGGACTGTGATGACCCTGAACGACTTGTTCTGTTTGATGACATTAGTTCAAGCTTGTTCAAAATCAAAGATccaaccaacaaactcaaattGGTCTTGTCCTTTTTGAGCTTTCTTGGAATACCAGTGCCTTGTTTAAGCTCATCCACAAGTGTTGACGTCCAAAGATTTCTCCAGATGTCATTGGAAAATGCCTCACAGATACTTGAGCCCAGCAAACCATTGTCTTCGCAATTTCTGGGTTTGTGGCAGTCATACCATTGGGAGAGTGGTATATTTTGTGAAGAACAACAATGGCACACCTCTGATGTACTGAACTTTGCAAGAAATGTGTTTGTTCAAAGCTTGCCTGTGTTTTCTGGAAAAGGAAGAAGTTTGCTGATGGTATCATGGCTTTGGTTTGAATTCCAACACACTCAGAAAGCAGAGTCACCAACAGTCGCTGGGAAAATGTACAAAGATGTGAGGAAACTGGCCAAGTGCCTTCTCAAACAGCTGGAAAATAG GAACAATTTGCTGTTGTGGCAAGTGTATGCTGAGATGGAATGGTTGTCTGGTAACACTGATGAAGCTCGTAGGGTGTTTGACTCTACTCTATTGATGGGGGCAGAGATGTTCCCTGAGCAACAAGACAGAAAAAAACGTTTAGCCCCACTTTTTAG GTGCTATGCAGAGCTGGAGATAGGCATCAAAACAATCCCAAAACCAGGCCAGTGTAAAAATGGTGGAAACAAGAAAGCACTGCATATCTTGGCACTGTTTGTTGAAGGAGCCAAATTCCAACCTATCTCAGCCACGTCAGACGGCACAGAACTATCTGCTGCCAAAGTTCTGAGATGTCGGAGGCTCTACCAAAAAATACACAAGGAGGTTCTTGAAAGGGGAGCCTCCCAGGTTAACAGTGAATTGTTAACAGAATGTGGCATTGGCTCTGGATCTTTGGCAGTACACCTTGAAGTTTGTAGTGTTTTGTTTGAGTACTTGAGCATGGGAATCTCCAGTGTTTTAGCGATGTGTCATGAGTTGTTAGAAATGTCAAGAATGTCTGATCTTGGTGCAATGGACAAAGAACTCATTTTCACTGGCTACATCAGAATTTTCAAATTCCACTGTGACAACAACTTGATGTTACCACTGAAGGACACAAGAAGTATTATACTACCTGTTCTGGAGATGTTCCCAGATAATCCTGAATTCTTGTCATTTTATATTCAACGTGAATGTAAGTCAGTTCTTGCTTGTGAGGTCAGGAGAACACTTGACAGAGTTGTGCAAAAGGCTTCGACGCCAGTCCCATGGATCTTTTCTCTTTATTATGAGCAGATTAGGTCACAGTCTATGGTTTCCGTCTTAGAGTGCAACATCCCTTTAACCTCCAACTCTCAAGAAATTGCCTCTGCTGCCATCACATCTCTTCCCAACACAGGACAGCTACATCGCCAGTACTCTTTGTTTGAAAGAGCGGTTGCTAGTTCATCTGGCAGACACTGTCTGGCTTTATGGAGGATGTTCATGGAATTTGAG TCCAAACATGGAACAGATAAGATCAAATCAGTGTTTTACCAAGCACTGCAGAGTTGTCCCTGGGCCaag TGCTTATACACAGAGGCAGTGCAGTATTTTCCAGAAGATATGCAAGACATTGTCGACATGATGATGGAGAAGGAAATAAGACTCCATGCCCCTTTAGAAGAAATTGAACTTCTTCTTCAAGAGTAG